One Megasphaera elsdenii DSM 20460 genomic window carries:
- a CDS encoding ribonuclease J, translating into MAKKEKLMVIPLGGLGEIGKNMTVIQYGNDIIVIDAGLAFPDDDMFGIDLVIPDMSYLIENRDKVRAVVITHGHEDHIGGLSYLLNEVNVPVYATKLVCGLIEGKLKENHITNYTLNEVHHGDEVQIGCMKVGFIHTNHSIPDASALYFRTPVGTIVHTGDFKMDLTPVDGRQMDIHKFAELGRRGVLLLMSDSTNAERAGYTESETTVGHAFRKAFRAAKGRIILATFASNISRIQQAINTAVQFKRKVTVLGRSMVNNVQIAIELGYLDVPEGVLIEPDELNRYPDDQILILTTGSQGEPMAGLSRMASNNHRSVSIMPGDTVIISATPIPGNETGVGRTIDNLMRLGANVIAGRDKKIHVSGHASQEELKLMLELIKPKYFIPVHGEYRMLKTHGDLAVMMGVAKDHVLIGDNGQIFEFSNRSGHKTGHVNAGRVFVDGLGVGDVGNIVIRDRQQLAMEGVVIVVMTLAKGTSHPLAGPDIVSRGFVYVRDSEELIREAHDRVAAVLERCEAGNIREWAVIKSQVRDTLSRYLYEKTRRRPMILPIIMEV; encoded by the coding sequence TTGGCTAAAAAAGAAAAACTCATGGTAATTCCCTTAGGTGGTTTAGGTGAAATCGGCAAGAATATGACGGTCATCCAGTACGGAAATGACATCATCGTCATCGACGCCGGCCTGGCCTTCCCGGATGACGACATGTTCGGTATCGACCTCGTCATCCCGGACATGAGTTACTTGATTGAAAACCGGGACAAAGTACGGGCCGTCGTCATCACGCACGGCCATGAAGACCATATCGGCGGTTTGTCCTACTTGCTCAATGAAGTAAATGTGCCCGTATACGCGACGAAACTCGTATGCGGCCTCATTGAAGGGAAACTGAAAGAAAACCACATTACGAACTATACACTGAACGAAGTGCATCACGGTGATGAAGTACAGATTGGCTGCATGAAAGTCGGCTTTATCCATACGAATCACTCTATCCCCGACGCCAGTGCCCTCTATTTCCGTACGCCTGTCGGAACCATCGTCCATACAGGCGACTTCAAGATGGATCTGACCCCTGTCGATGGCCGGCAGATGGACATCCATAAATTTGCGGAATTAGGCCGCCGCGGCGTCCTGCTCCTCATGTCGGACAGCACCAATGCGGAACGGGCTGGCTATACCGAATCGGAAACGACCGTCGGTCATGCCTTCCGTAAAGCCTTCCGCGCTGCCAAAGGCCGTATTATTTTGGCGACATTCGCCTCGAATATTTCCCGTATCCAACAGGCTATCAATACGGCTGTGCAGTTCAAACGCAAAGTCACTGTCCTCGGACGGAGCATGGTCAATAACGTCCAGATTGCTATCGAACTGGGCTATCTCGATGTCCCCGAAGGGGTCCTCATCGAACCGGATGAACTGAACCGTTATCCTGACGATCAGATCCTCATCCTGACGACGGGCAGCCAGGGCGAACCGATGGCCGGCTTGTCGCGCATGGCTTCTAACAATCACCGCAGTGTCAGCATCATGCCTGGCGATACGGTCATCATTTCGGCAACGCCGATCCCGGGCAATGAAACCGGCGTCGGCCGCACCATCGATAACCTCATGCGCCTCGGTGCCAACGTCATCGCCGGCCGGGATAAGAAAATCCACGTATCGGGCCATGCCAGCCAGGAAGAATTGAAACTCATGCTGGAACTGATCAAGCCGAAGTATTTCATCCCTGTCCACGGCGAATACCGTATGCTCAAGACCCACGGTGACCTGGCCGTCATGATGGGCGTCGCCAAGGACCACGTCCTCATCGGCGACAACGGCCAGATCTTTGAGTTCTCGAACCGTTCCGGCCATAAGACGGGCCATGTCAATGCCGGCCGCGTCTTCGTCGACGGCCTCGGCGTTGGCGATGTCGGCAACATCGTCATCCGTGACCGCCAGCAGCTGGCTATGGAAGGGGTCGTCATCGTCGTCATGACTCTGGCCAAAGGGACGAGCCATCCCCTGGCCGGGCCGGATATCGTTTCCCGCGGCTTCGTCTATGTCCGCGATTCGGAAGAATTAATCCGCGAAGCGCATGACCGCGTCGCCGCTGTCCTCGAACGCTGCGAAGCCGGCAATATCCGCGAATGGGCTGTCATCAAGTCCCAGGTCCGCGATACGCTGAGCCGCTACTTGTATGAAAAGACACGGCGCCGTCCGATGATCTTGCCGATTATTATGGAAGTATAA
- a CDS encoding YybS family protein produces the protein MEQRRVTPLTTAGCFAAIMLVFALLSTYVPIFSFIGYFIMPIPMVIIFMKYGLRQALLLGVTVGFLMGLFIDPVTALVQFLSFGAVGLTLGAGFRYEWSAVRLLGTVTAALVAVFVVITLLSYVVLDVNLFTQMNDFFTQFMDNMMAQYQQQGMSDVKLAETRAQLNQVREMLPSLLPMFLCLGTAIIAYANIKVSQVVLRRLGFSLKAFLPIRYWEIPRSMIYLYILALVMKYWGVTRDIAWLNIIGMNLNQIAFFFICIQGIAFVFYLLSRRFHLGNGLQALILISFFVMPVFSYAAFLAGIFDMLTNYRKKGRTL, from the coding sequence ATGGAGCAGAGGCGTGTCACGCCGCTGACGACGGCCGGCTGTTTTGCCGCCATTATGCTGGTCTTTGCGCTTCTCAGTACATACGTGCCGATTTTTTCTTTTATTGGTTATTTCATCATGCCCATTCCCATGGTCATCATTTTCATGAAATACGGCCTGCGCCAGGCCTTGCTCCTGGGCGTGACTGTGGGCTTCCTCATGGGGCTGTTCATCGATCCGGTGACAGCGCTGGTCCAGTTCCTGAGTTTTGGGGCTGTCGGCCTGACCTTGGGGGCGGGCTTCCGCTATGAATGGTCGGCTGTGCGCTTATTGGGAACCGTCACGGCGGCCCTGGTCGCCGTCTTCGTCGTCATCACACTCTTGTCCTATGTCGTCCTGGATGTCAATCTCTTCACCCAGATGAATGACTTCTTTACGCAGTTCATGGACAACATGATGGCCCAGTACCAGCAGCAGGGCATGTCCGATGTCAAACTGGCCGAAACGCGGGCCCAGCTCAACCAGGTCCGGGAGATGCTGCCGTCTCTGCTGCCTATGTTCCTCTGCCTGGGGACAGCCATCATCGCCTATGCGAACATCAAGGTTTCCCAGGTCGTCCTGCGCCGGCTCGGCTTCTCGCTTAAGGCTTTTTTACCTATCCGTTATTGGGAAATCCCCCGCAGTATGATATACTTATATATATTGGCCTTGGTCATGAAATACTGGGGAGTGACGCGGGATATTGCCTGGCTTAATATCATCGGCATGAATCTCAATCAGATTGCCTTCTTCTTCATCTGTATCCAGGGGATTGCCTTTGTCTTTTATCTCCTCAGCCGCCGTTTCCATTTAGGGAATGGCCTTCAGGCCCTGATCCTCATCTCATTTTTTGTCATGCCTGTTTTTTCGTATGCTGCCTTTTTAGCCGGCATCTTCGACATGCTCACGAATTATAGAAAAAAAGGTCGTACGCTTTAG
- a CDS encoding DHH family phosphoesterase, with product MFKTLLSRRSEEPFFLITVLLLIIIAVYNWVIALLALILIGGAYVLTRKNHNERNREISQFFDAISKSVDQASTYAVQNLPIGIAIIDMQSNLCWANSVFRDWVGDIDNDQQLDHIMPNLKVDKFWGKSGYFFEHIGERYYRVVYKYLQTEAAEDDNYLILYFEDITDTERQKLNSLAAVPVFCDIEIDNLEEVAKGMTAVQRATLVTNVNNCLIGELSGHNCFIWAYGNEKYIACMSRDTLEYYKEDNFSFLEKIRSIHTVNRIPVTLSMGIALFPSEVIAAGKANFSELATKARAGLDLALGRGGDQVVVYEEDGSPHFYGGKTRCVEKNTRVRARVVAQAIHELIDTCDMVLVMGHEREDYDSIGAAVGVAHMARLAGKPVHVVVSNQTDAIRRLENQIMDNPDFKDLLISAETAENICNSQTLLFIVDTHRPDMTVAPALLEETDRRVVIDHHRRSSDFIKKPLLTYTETSSSSTSELVTELLQYFQEDVELSKIEATALYAGIIVDTKNFAVQTGVRTFDAASYLRRCGADPDIVRELFSCDFDTVKDRAAILSGAQISDGVAMASCPKGQQNATIIAAQVADMLINIDHVEASFTFYYLADDCIGVSARSKGEINVQLVMEALGGGGHRTVAGAQLRGRTLAEAQGDVMAALHEIIDKDKEIDEK from the coding sequence ATGTTTAAAACATTGCTGTCAAGGCGGTCGGAAGAGCCATTCTTCCTGATTACGGTCTTGCTGCTTATCATCATTGCCGTATATAATTGGGTCATCGCCTTATTGGCGCTGATCCTCATTGGCGGAGCCTATGTCCTGACCCGCAAGAACCACAACGAACGCAACCGGGAAATCAGCCAGTTCTTTGATGCGATTTCCAAGAGCGTCGACCAGGCTTCGACCTATGCGGTACAGAATTTGCCTATCGGCATAGCCATCATCGACATGCAGTCCAACTTGTGCTGGGCCAACAGCGTCTTCCGCGACTGGGTCGGCGACATCGACAACGACCAGCAGCTGGACCATATCATGCCGAATTTGAAAGTCGATAAGTTCTGGGGGAAATCGGGGTATTTCTTTGAGCATATCGGCGAACGCTATTACCGCGTCGTCTACAAGTATTTGCAGACAGAAGCCGCCGAAGACGATAACTATCTCATCCTCTATTTTGAAGATATTACCGATACGGAACGGCAGAAGCTAAATTCCCTGGCGGCTGTCCCCGTTTTCTGCGATATCGAGATCGACAACCTGGAAGAAGTGGCCAAGGGGATGACGGCCGTCCAGCGGGCTACGCTGGTGACCAACGTCAACAACTGCCTCATCGGCGAACTATCCGGCCATAATTGCTTCATCTGGGCTTATGGCAATGAAAAATATATTGCCTGCATGAGCCGGGACACGTTGGAATATTATAAGGAAGACAATTTTTCTTTCCTGGAAAAGATACGTTCCATACATACGGTCAACCGCATCCCGGTGACGCTCAGTATGGGCATTGCCCTCTTCCCGAGCGAAGTCATTGCAGCTGGTAAGGCCAATTTCAGTGAACTGGCTACGAAAGCCCGAGCTGGCCTCGATCTGGCTCTGGGCCGCGGCGGCGACCAGGTCGTCGTCTATGAAGAAGACGGGTCGCCTCATTTTTATGGCGGCAAGACGCGCTGCGTCGAAAAGAACACCCGCGTCCGGGCCCGCGTCGTCGCCCAGGCGATCCACGAACTCATCGATACGTGCGACATGGTCCTGGTCATGGGCCATGAACGGGAAGATTACGACAGCATCGGTGCTGCCGTCGGCGTGGCCCACATGGCCCGTCTGGCAGGCAAGCCTGTACACGTCGTCGTCAGCAACCAGACCGATGCCATCCGGCGCCTGGAAAACCAGATCATGGACAATCCGGACTTCAAGGACCTGCTCATTTCGGCGGAAACGGCCGAGAACATCTGCAACAGCCAGACCCTGCTGTTCATCGTCGATACCCATCGCCCGGACATGACCGTTGCGCCGGCCTTGCTGGAAGAAACGGACCGCCGCGTCGTCATCGACCATCACCGCCGCAGTTCGGACTTCATCAAGAAGCCCCTGCTGACCTATACGGAAACGTCGAGCTCTTCGACGAGTGAATTGGTCACGGAACTCTTGCAGTATTTCCAGGAAGATGTAGAATTGTCTAAGATAGAGGCGACAGCCCTCTATGCCGGCATCATCGTCGACACTAAGAACTTCGCTGTCCAGACCGGCGTCCGCACCTTTGATGCCGCGTCGTACCTGCGCCGCTGCGGGGCCGATCCCGATATCGTCCGCGAACTGTTCAGCTGCGATTTCGATACGGTCAAGGACAGGGCCGCTATTTTGTCGGGCGCCCAGATCAGCGACGGTGTCGCCATGGCCAGCTGTCCCAAGGGACAGCAAAATGCTACGATCATTGCCGCTCAGGTCGCGGATATGCTGATCAACATCGACCATGTCGAAGCCAGCTTCACCTTCTATTATCTCGCCGATGACTGCATCGGCGTCAGTGCCCGCTCCAAGGGCGAAATCAATGTGCAATTAGTCATGGAAGCCCTGGGCGGCGGCGGTCATCGCACGGTGGCCGGTGCCCAGCTCCGTGGCCGTACCCTGGCGGAAGCTCAGGGAGACGTCATGGCAGCGCTCCATGAAATCATAGACAAAGATAAGGAGATTGATGAAAAATGA
- the rplI gene encoding 50S ribosomal protein L9: protein MKVILLQDVKKLGKKGDIIEVSEGYGRNFLLPRKLAAPGTSENLNDAKQKKAAAKHKAQVASDEAVILASQLKKVELTIPVKVGEGGKVFGAITGKNISEAAKAQYDIDLDKKKVEIKDPIKSLGDYDVTIRVHPTITSVIKIHVVEG from the coding sequence ATGAAAGTAATCTTATTACAGGATGTAAAGAAACTCGGTAAAAAAGGGGATATCATCGAAGTATCGGAAGGCTATGGCCGCAATTTCCTCCTGCCCCGCAAGTTAGCTGCTCCGGGCACGTCGGAAAACCTCAATGATGCCAAACAGAAGAAAGCCGCTGCCAAGCATAAAGCCCAGGTCGCTTCGGATGAAGCTGTCATCCTGGCCAGCCAGCTGAAAAAAGTTGAACTCACCATTCCCGTCAAAGTCGGCGAAGGCGGCAAAGTCTTCGGTGCCATTACGGGTAAGAACATCAGCGAAGCTGCGAAGGCCCAGTATGACATCGATTTGGACAAGAAGAAAGTAGAAATCAAGGATCCGATTAAATCGCTCGGCGATTATGATGTCACCATCCGCGTCCATCCGACGATTACCAGTGTCATCAAAATACACGTTGTAGAAGGCTGA
- the lonC gene encoding Lon family ATP-dependent protease, with product MKELLDKLLQRHKYLEPTAEEELRRQVNVLYGAFTGLIGSEKMVLRASKYSALSYIHSEDPRQRLVGLQRLIYEDVSYDKVPDDEEVINVLNELEMVLAEMLARQAVEERLEKKISQRMDEKQQEYVREIKMELIKEELHDVETPQTKRKLKELDDLEKVSLTESVMERVRPKHLSAIVGQERAVEAMQSKLASVYPQHLLLYGPPGVGKTTAARIVLDEAKKLPFTPFGPDAPFVETDGTTLRWDSRDMTNPLIGSVHDPIYQGARRDLADTGIPEPKPGLVTEAHGGILFIDEIGEMDPMLLNKLLKVMEDKRVRFESAYYDEDDPNVPKYIKKLFAEGAPADFILIGATTRDPSEINPAIRSRCAEVFFEPLIPADIEQIVTNAAVQLGAELEEGVARMISEFTIEGRKAVNILADTYGLAVFKSGSKDHVRITCDHVRRVAQISRLVPYVTEKASDTPVVGKVFGLGVAGYLGSAIEIEAVAFPARAPGKGYYRFNDTAGSMAKDSMFNAAAVVRRMTGKELSDYDVNINFIGGGNIDGPSAGCAITTALISAITGTPVRQDMALTGEISIQGQVKPVGGVFEKAYGARQAGMKGIIIPEENAHDIPERHLGLHIHYAVTIDDVLKLMLVKQGES from the coding sequence ATGAAAGAATTATTGGACAAATTATTACAGCGCCATAAGTACCTCGAACCGACGGCGGAGGAAGAACTCCGCCGTCAGGTCAACGTGCTTTATGGCGCTTTTACTGGTCTTATAGGGTCTGAGAAGATGGTCCTTCGGGCCAGCAAATACTCGGCCCTGTCGTATATCCATTCTGAAGATCCACGCCAGCGCCTGGTCGGCCTGCAGCGCCTGATCTACGAAGACGTCTCGTATGATAAAGTGCCTGATGACGAGGAAGTCATCAACGTCCTCAACGAGCTGGAAATGGTCCTGGCTGAAATGCTGGCCCGCCAGGCCGTCGAAGAACGACTGGAAAAGAAAATCAGCCAGCGCATGGATGAAAAGCAGCAGGAATACGTGCGGGAAATCAAGATGGAACTCATCAAGGAAGAACTGCACGATGTAGAAACGCCGCAGACCAAACGGAAACTCAAGGAACTGGACGACTTGGAAAAAGTCAGCCTGACGGAATCGGTCATGGAACGGGTCCGTCCCAAGCACCTCAGCGCCATCGTCGGCCAGGAACGGGCTGTCGAAGCCATGCAGAGCAAATTGGCATCGGTTTATCCGCAGCACCTGCTCCTTTACGGACCGCCGGGAGTCGGCAAGACGACGGCTGCCCGCATCGTCCTGGACGAAGCCAAGAAGCTGCCCTTCACGCCCTTTGGTCCCGATGCGCCCTTTGTCGAAACAGACGGCACGACGCTGCGCTGGGATTCGCGGGATATGACCAACCCCCTCATCGGTTCGGTCCACGATCCGATTTACCAGGGCGCCCGCCGCGATCTGGCCGATACAGGTATACCGGAACCGAAACCGGGCCTGGTTACAGAAGCCCACGGCGGTATCCTGTTCATCGATGAAATCGGAGAAATGGACCCGATGCTGCTCAACAAGCTGCTCAAGGTCATGGAAGACAAGCGGGTCCGTTTTGAATCGGCTTATTACGATGAAGATGACCCGAATGTGCCGAAATATATCAAGAAACTCTTTGCCGAAGGCGCACCGGCCGATTTCATCCTCATCGGTGCGACGACGCGGGACCCGTCGGAAATCAATCCGGCCATCCGGTCGCGGTGTGCAGAAGTCTTTTTTGAACCCCTCATCCCGGCGGATATCGAACAGATTGTGACCAACGCCGCTGTCCAGTTAGGGGCAGAACTCGAAGAAGGCGTAGCCAGGATGATCAGTGAATTTACCATTGAAGGCCGGAAGGCTGTCAATATCCTGGCCGATACCTACGGCCTGGCTGTCTTTAAATCGGGGTCCAAGGACCATGTGCGCATCACCTGCGACCATGTCCGCCGCGTCGCCCAGATCAGCCGCCTCGTGCCTTACGTGACGGAGAAAGCCAGCGATACGCCGGTCGTCGGCAAGGTCTTCGGTCTCGGCGTCGCCGGTTACCTCGGCTCGGCCATCGAAATCGAAGCCGTGGCCTTCCCGGCACGGGCGCCGGGGAAGGGCTATTACCGGTTCAACGACACAGCCGGTTCCATGGCCAAGGATTCCATGTTCAACGCCGCCGCTGTCGTCCGCCGCATGACGGGGAAGGAACTGTCTGATTACGACGTCAACATCAACTTCATCGGCGGCGGCAATATCGACGGCCCGTCTGCAGGCTGTGCCATTACGACAGCCCTCATTTCGGCCATTACGGGGACGCCGGTCCGCCAGGATATGGCCCTGACCGGAGAAATTTCCATCCAGGGGCAGGTCAAACCCGTTGGCGGTGTCTTTGAAAAGGCTTATGGCGCCCGCCAGGCCGGCATGAAGGGCATCATCATCCCAGAGGAAAATGCCCACGACATCCCGGAACGCCATTTGGGTCTCCATATCCACTATGCCGTCACCATCGACGATGTATTGAAATTGATGTTAGTCAAACAGGGGGAATCATAA
- the dnaB gene encoding replicative DNA helicase has protein sequence MEQRIPPQNVEAEQAVLGAMLLSHDAVIVAMEKLQPRDFYRDAHRIIFEAMEHLHRENKEIDVITLPEELNRMKKMDDVGGVGYVLNLPNMVGTASNAEYYANIVVEKALSRNLISTCTELATEAYDGEKKTEDLLDDAERRILQLSDTKNRGDFASVGTVVEATLDKITKLYENKAGLTGLPTGFRDLDRMTSGLQPSDLILVAARPSMGKTAFTLNIAQNVGVRQHKTVAFFSLEMSQEQLVQRLLCQIAHIDSQKLRTGQLNSDEEWTRLTDACDKLYESPIYIDDTPGISVAEMRSKARRLKSEHGLDLIIVDYLQLMQGRNAESRQQEISEISRSLKALARELKVPLIALSQLSRSVESRQDKRPMLSDLRESGALEQDADIVSFLYREDYYDKETENQHITEVILAKHRNGPVGSVKLYFKNEFTLFLNLDTQHEG, from the coding sequence ATGGAACAGCGGATTCCACCGCAGAATGTAGAAGCAGAACAGGCCGTCCTGGGGGCCATGCTCTTATCCCATGATGCCGTCATCGTCGCCATGGAAAAGCTCCAGCCCCGGGATTTTTACCGCGATGCCCATCGCATCATCTTTGAAGCCATGGAACATCTTCATCGGGAGAACAAGGAAATCGACGTCATCACCTTGCCGGAAGAATTGAACCGCATGAAAAAAATGGACGACGTCGGCGGCGTCGGCTATGTCCTGAATCTGCCCAATATGGTAGGGACGGCGTCGAACGCCGAATACTATGCCAATATCGTCGTCGAGAAGGCCCTGTCCCGTAATCTCATTTCCACCTGTACCGAGCTGGCGACAGAAGCCTATGACGGCGAGAAGAAAACGGAAGACCTCCTGGACGATGCCGAACGGCGTATCCTTCAGTTGTCGGATACAAAGAACCGCGGCGATTTTGCTTCCGTCGGGACCGTCGTCGAAGCGACCCTCGATAAAATCACCAAGCTCTATGAAAATAAAGCGGGCCTGACGGGCCTGCCGACGGGATTCCGCGACCTGGACCGCATGACGTCGGGCTTGCAGCCGTCAGACTTGATCCTGGTCGCTGCCCGGCCGAGTATGGGCAAGACGGCCTTTACCCTGAACATCGCCCAGAACGTCGGCGTCCGCCAGCATAAGACGGTGGCCTTCTTTTCCCTGGAAATGTCTCAGGAACAGCTCGTCCAGCGACTGCTCTGCCAGATTGCCCATATCGATTCGCAGAAACTGCGCACAGGCCAGCTCAACAGCGATGAAGAATGGACGCGCCTGACCGATGCCTGCGACAAGCTCTATGAATCGCCTATTTATATCGACGATACGCCGGGCATTTCCGTCGCCGAAATGCGCTCGAAGGCGCGGCGCCTCAAATCGGAACACGGCCTGGACCTGATTATCGTCGACTATCTGCAGCTCATGCAGGGCCGTAATGCCGAAAGCCGGCAGCAGGAAATCTCCGAGATTTCCCGCTCCCTCAAGGCCCTGGCGCGGGAACTGAAAGTGCCGCTCATCGCCTTGTCCCAGCTCAGCCGAAGCGTCGAAAGCCGGCAGGATAAACGGCCCATGCTCAGTGACCTCCGCGAATCGGGGGCCCTGGAACAGGATGCGGACATCGTTTCCTTCTTGTATCGCGAAGATTACTACGACAAGGAAACGGAGAACCAGCACATCACCGAGGTCATCCTGGCCAAGCACCGCAATGGCCCTGTCGGGTCGGTCAAATTGTACTTCAAGAACGAGTTCACGTTGTTCCTCAACCTGGATACG